One part of the Dermacentor andersoni chromosome 2, qqDerAnde1_hic_scaffold, whole genome shotgun sequence genome encodes these proteins:
- the LOC140215933 gene encoding tigger transposable element-derived protein 6-like, with protein MLPGKTHAMKGDKCAGGKHSKVRITVLLCTNMDGSDRCLPFVIGKSKRSRCFRTYVPVRYRHNSKSWMTRELFAEWLIDFDSSMAKKGRKVLLILDNCTAHHVQALLTAVELLFLPPNVTSKAQPLDMGVIRSFKAAYRRRVVQRMLIAVDRPAANVPLQVSQYSAIEMIKAAWMEGTPECIQNCFRKAGFADALEAGIEDTEQSQPDDDLWRRVVDANLAGCDLDWQDFVDVDDAAEVAESFCDETAVREVRASSDAEASDDDNDPSEPAPVSATTAVSHIEALRNLVYFKALGDEHIAALNKVETAVIGCALTRQTTITDFFSQ; from the coding sequence ATGCTGCCTGGCAAAACGCACGCTATGAAGGGTGACAAATGTGCTGGcggcaagcacagcaaagttcgcataactgtgcttttgtgcaccaacatggatggaagcgatcgatgcttgccatttgtcatcggtaaatcaaagaggtcacgttgcttccgcacatatgtaccagtgcgttacaggcataactcgaagtcgtggatgacacgcgagttgttcgcggaatggcttattgactttgacagcagcatggcgaAGAAAGGGCGCAAAGTTCTTCTGATTCTCGACAACTGTACCGCCCACCATGTCCAAGCTCTCTTAACGGCAGTTGAGTTGCTTTTTCTGCCGCCAAATGTAACTTCAAAAGCGCAACCGCTGGACATGGGTGTAATACGGTCGTTTAAAGCGGCCTACAGGCGCCGTGTTGTGCAGCGGATGCTGATTGCAGTTGATCGCCCCGCTGCCAATGTGCCTCTGCAGGTCTCGCAGTACTCGGCGATAGAAATGATCAAAGCGGCGTGGATGGAAGGGACACCCGAATGCATCCAGAattgttttcgcaaggccggcttcGCTGACGCACTtgaagcaggcattgaagacactgaacaaagccagcctgacgacgacttgtggcgacgcgttgttgacgctaacctggccggctgcgatcttgattggcaagattttgttgatgtggacGACGCTGCTGAAGTTGCGGAGTCGTTTTGCGACGAGACCGCCGTTCGGGAAGTGCGGGCATCAAGCGACGCCGAAGCATCGGACGATGACAACGATCCGTCGGAGCCAGCACCCGTAAGCGCGACCACAGCAGTGAGCCATATTGAGGCACTTAGAAATCTTGTGTATTTTAAGGCCTTGGGTGACGAACACATCGCAGCTTTGAACAAGGTTGAAACCGCCGTCATTGGGTGTGCTCTGACGAGGCAGACAACAATCaccgattttttttctcaataa